Part of the Paraburkholderia sp. HP33-1 genome, GACGATGTACCAGCTCTCGCCATCGTTTTCCGTCGCATAAATTTCGCCCGTTGCAGTACCCGCGACGAGCATGATCTTGTCATCCCAATGATGCAGACCCATTCCCTCGATGTTGCCGATGATCTCCTCGGGCAGACCATTGCGCATATGCTCCCAGGTCACACCACCGTCGGCGCTCTTGAGTACAGTTGCGTTCGCCGACTTACGGACGTTCCAATCACGTGGTGCGTTGCCCGGTCCACCGAGATACAGCACGTTGTCGTTGCGTGGGTCGATGAACATGGCGTCGGGATAACCGATAAGGTCTTGACGCGTCATTAAGTGAACCCACGTTTCGCCAGCGTCTGCGCTGTAGTGCAGGCCTTCGCCGCCGCACATAAACATTTGCTTCGGATTCGACGGGCGAATCAGCACGCGGTGGTTGTCGTGATAGAACTTGTCGTGTTCCGATTCGTACGAACGCGGCTCGGTCCACGTCTTGCCGTCGTCGGTGGTCTTCAGAAGTGCGCCCTGCTCGATACAGACATAGAGCGTCTTCGGTTCGGCGGGGTGAAACGAAATGTTCTTGACGTGTGCAATATGCGGCGGCGGCGGGAACGTCCACTTGTCTTGGCCCGGCACCGTCATCATTTCGGGAATTTCGACCCACGAAGCACCCAGATCGTCGCTGCGATAGAGGGTGGACGGCTCGGTGCCCAGGAACAGGACGGTTTTCCCGTCCCGCTCCTGTTGCGCCATCGTATAGATATGCGTGCTGTTCAGGCCATTGCTGGCCGGTTCCCAAGTCACGCCCAGGTCCTTCGACACCACGAGACTGCCTTGGCCGTGTGCGCCCGCGAACAGCAGGCCGGCATTCGGAACGTAGAGCAATGCGCTCACGTGGCGATCTTCCAGCGTCTTGCGCGTGAGCTTCCACGAGGCACTAGTGTCTGCACGCTCGAACACCAGCATGCCGCGAATCGTAGCAACCAGCAGCGTGGTTGCCGCGCCATCACCGTGCGTAACGGTTCCACCGTTGGTGGTCAGAACTGCGATCATTTCTCCTCCTAGGGGAATACCCCATGTGATGTCGCCTGTTTGACTCCGAAGAGTCTTTGACTTTTTTTTGCCTA contains:
- a CDS encoding WD40/YVTN/BNR-like repeat-containing protein; its protein translation is MLVFERADTSASWKLTRKTLEDRHVSALLYVPNAGLLFAGAHGQGSLVVSKDLGVTWEPASNGLNSTHIYTMAQQERDGKTVLFLGTEPSTLYRSDDLGASWVEIPEMMTVPGQDKWTFPPPPHIAHVKNISFHPAEPKTLYVCIEQGALLKTTDDGKTWTEPRSYESEHDKFYHDNHRVLIRPSNPKQMFMCGGEGLHYSADAGETWVHLMTRQDLIGYPDAMFIDPRNDNVLYLGGPGNAPRDWNVRKSANATVLKSADGGVTWEHMRNGLPEEIIGNIEGMGLHHWDDKIMLVAGTATGEIYATENDGESWYIVSEDVPPISKGGHYRWFLDAKERMNVEGRYGRNEH